From Pseudoleptotrichia goodfellowii, a single genomic window includes:
- the nifJ gene encoding pyruvate:ferredoxin (flavodoxin) oxidoreductase: MAKVMETMDGNQAAAHAAYAFTEVAGIYPITPSSTMAEYTDQWAAYGKTNLMGAPVKVVEMQSEAGAAGTVHGSLQAGALTTTFTASQGLLLKIPNMYKIAGELLPGVMHVAARSISAQALSIFGDHQDIYAVRMTGWAMMATSSVQEVMDLAGVAHLAAIKSRVPVLHFFEGFRTSHEINKVEVMGYEVFDRLLDKKALQEFRERALNPENPVTRGSAQNDDIYFQAREAQNRFYDAVPDIVNDYMKEITKETGRHYAPFVYYGAEDAERVIVAMGSVNETIKETVDFLAEKGVKVGLLTVHLYRPFSKKYFFEAMPETVKKIAVLDRTKEPGALGEPLYMDVRSLYYGKENPPIIVGGRYGLSSKDTTVEQILAVYKNLDQSEPKDHFTIGIVDDVTFSSLALEEPVFAGNKDVKACLFYGLGSDGTVGANKNSIKIIGDKTDLYAQGYFAYDSKKSGGVTRSHLRFSKDPIRSTYLVTKPSFVACSVPAYLGKYDMISGLREGGIFLLNTIWDKDKLVKNIPNEIKRELARKKAKFFIINATKLALEVGLGNRTNTIMQSAFFYLTEVIPYEEAKKYMKEYAEKTYGKKGKDVVEKNWAAIDKGTEGLEEVFVDPAWADLEVDEEIIDSAKPEYVRKIADPINAIKGEQLPVSAFVGYEDGTLEHGTANYEKRGIAVEVPEWQPDMCIQCNQCAYVCPHAAIRPFLIDEKEMAAAPQGMPTIKALGRGFDNLQYKIQVSPLDCTGCTACVDVCPAPKGKAIVMKPIESQIERHEVEYSDYLYNEVSYKDHIMGKNTVKGSQFAKPLFEFSGACAGCGETTYIKLVTQLFGERMLIANATGCSSIYGASAPSTPYTKNSCGEGPAWASSLFEDNAEYGYGMFQATETIRHRMAKMMIECENEVSPELAALFLEWRENISDGEKTTELRNKIVPLLEKETGKTAKELLELKQYLVKKSVWMFGGDGWAYDIGFGGIDHVLASGDDVNMLILDTEVYSNTGGQSSKASPAGALAKFASSGKPVKKKDLAAILMTYGNIYVARVSMGANQNQTLKAIREAESYPGPSIIIAYSPCIAHGIKEGMGRGQHEEKLATEVGYWPILRYDPRLAEKGKNPLQLDSKDPAWDKYENFLKGESRYSALLSEFPERAKELFELNLKNAKETWNYYKRMASMDYSAE, from the coding sequence ATGGCTAAAGTAATGGAGACAATGGACGGAAATCAGGCAGCTGCACATGCGGCATATGCTTTTACTGAAGTAGCCGGGATTTATCCTATTACTCCATCATCAACAATGGCAGAATATACCGATCAGTGGGCTGCCTACGGAAAAACAAATTTAATGGGGGCACCTGTAAAAGTCGTAGAAATGCAATCCGAAGCAGGAGCTGCGGGAACTGTTCACGGTTCTTTACAGGCCGGGGCTTTGACAACAACATTTACAGCTTCTCAGGGATTGTTACTTAAAATACCTAATATGTATAAAATAGCGGGAGAACTGCTACCGGGAGTTATGCACGTGGCGGCAAGATCCATATCAGCTCAGGCACTGTCCATTTTCGGAGATCATCAGGATATTTATGCCGTAAGAATGACAGGCTGGGCAATGATGGCTACAAGTTCCGTTCAGGAAGTAATGGATCTGGCAGGAGTGGCACACCTTGCCGCGATAAAATCAAGAGTACCTGTGCTTCATTTTTTTGAGGGATTCAGAACTTCTCACGAGATAAATAAAGTCGAAGTAATGGGTTATGAAGTATTTGACAGATTGCTCGATAAAAAAGCTCTACAGGAATTCAGAGAAAGAGCTTTAAATCCGGAAAATCCTGTAACAAGAGGAAGTGCTCAGAATGACGATATTTATTTTCAAGCAAGAGAAGCACAAAACAGATTTTACGATGCCGTACCGGACATTGTAAATGACTATATGAAAGAAATTACCAAAGAAACAGGAAGACACTATGCTCCTTTTGTCTATTACGGAGCCGAAGATGCCGAAAGAGTTATCGTTGCGATGGGGTCTGTCAACGAAACAATAAAGGAAACTGTCGATTTTCTTGCAGAAAAAGGAGTTAAAGTAGGACTTCTTACAGTTCATTTATACAGACCTTTTTCAAAAAAATACTTTTTCGAGGCAATGCCCGAAACAGTGAAAAAAATCGCTGTATTGGACAGGACGAAAGAGCCGGGGGCATTGGGAGAGCCTTTGTATATGGATGTCCGATCTTTGTATTACGGCAAAGAAAATCCTCCGATTATAGTAGGAGGACGTTATGGACTCTCTTCAAAAGATACTACTGTGGAACAGATACTCGCAGTCTACAAAAATCTTGATCAGAGTGAGCCTAAAGACCATTTTACTATAGGTATAGTGGATGATGTTACGTTCAGTTCGTTAGCTTTGGAAGAACCTGTTTTTGCAGGAAATAAAGATGTAAAAGCGTGTCTTTTTTATGGTTTGGGATCTGACGGAACTGTCGGAGCAAATAAAAACTCGATTAAAATCATAGGAGATAAAACCGATTTGTACGCACAGGGATATTTTGCCTACGACTCGAAAAAATCCGGAGGAGTAACAAGATCTCACTTAAGATTCAGTAAAGATCCTATAAGATCGACTTATTTAGTTACAAAACCGAGCTTTGTTGCCTGTTCGGTGCCTGCCTATCTAGGAAAATACGATATGATTTCGGGACTCAGAGAAGGTGGAATCTTCTTATTAAATACTATTTGGGATAAAGATAAACTTGTAAAAAACATTCCTAATGAAATAAAACGTGAACTGGCAAGAAAAAAAGCAAAATTCTTCATTATAAATGCTACAAAACTCGCTTTGGAAGTGGGACTCGGAAACAGAACAAACACCATTATGCAATCGGCATTCTTTTATTTGACCGAAGTAATTCCTTATGAAGAAGCAAAAAAATATATGAAAGAATACGCTGAAAAAACTTACGGTAAAAAAGGCAAAGATGTTGTTGAAAAAAACTGGGCTGCAATAGATAAAGGAACAGAAGGGCTTGAAGAAGTTTTTGTAGATCCTGCATGGGCTGACCTGGAAGTGGACGAAGAAATAATAGATTCTGCAAAACCTGAATATGTAAGGAAAATAGCCGATCCTATTAATGCTATCAAAGGAGAGCAGTTGCCTGTTTCGGCATTTGTCGGATATGAAGACGGAACTCTTGAGCACGGAACGGCAAATTATGAAAAAAGAGGAATAGCTGTGGAAGTTCCCGAATGGCAGCCTGACATGTGTATACAATGTAATCAGTGTGCATACGTATGTCCTCATGCCGCAATAAGACCTTTTCTGATTGATGAAAAAGAAATGGCAGCAGCACCTCAAGGAATGCCTACAATAAAAGCTTTAGGGAGAGGATTTGACAATTTACAATATAAAATTCAGGTGTCTCCTTTGGATTGTACGGGATGTACCGCATGTGTAGATGTCTGCCCTGCACCTAAAGGAAAAGCTATAGTAATGAAACCTATTGAAAGTCAAATAGAAAGACATGAAGTGGAATACAGTGATTATTTATACAATGAAGTTTCCTACAAAGACCATATAATGGGGAAAAATACCGTAAAAGGCTCTCAATTTGCAAAACCGTTATTTGAATTTTCAGGAGCATGTGCGGGTTGCGGAGAAACTACTTATATTAAGCTCGTAACACAATTATTCGGGGAAAGAATGCTTATAGCCAATGCTACAGGATGTTCTTCAATTTACGGAGCATCTGCACCGTCTACTCCGTATACTAAAAATTCATGCGGCGAAGGACCTGCATGGGCATCTTCCTTATTTGAAGACAATGCCGAATATGGATACGGTATGTTTCAGGCTACGGAAACTATAAGACACAGAATGGCTAAAATGATGATCGAATGTGAAAATGAAGTATCTCCTGAATTAGCCGCTTTATTTCTCGAATGGAGAGAAAATATATCAGACGGAGAAAAAACAACGGAATTAAGAAATAAAATAGTTCCTCTCCTTGAAAAAGAAACAGGGAAAACTGCAAAAGAACTGTTGGAATTAAAACAATATCTGGTTAAAAAATCAGTCTGGATGTTCGGAGGAGACGGATGGGCCTATGATATAGGATTTGGAGGAATCGATCACGTTCTGGCATCGGGAGACGACGTAAATATGCTGATTCTTGATACGGAAGTTTATTCCAATACCGGTGGACAGTCATCCAAAGCCTCTCCTGCAGGAGCTTTAGCTAAATTTGCTTCATCGGGAAAACCTGTTAAGAAAAAAGATTTGGCTGCTATACTGATGACTTACGGGAATATCTATGTGGCAAGAGTTTCGATGGGAGCCAATCAGAATCAGACTCTGAAAGCTATAAGGGAAGCCGAATCATATCCGGGTCCTTCAATAATAATAGCTTACTCGCCTTGTATCGCCCATGGAATAAAAGAAGGAATGGGACGTGGTCAGCATGAAGAAAAACTCGCTACCGAAGTAGGATACTGGCCTATATTGAGATATGATCCGAGGCTTGCTGAAAAAGGTAAAAATCCTTTACAGCTGGATTCAAAAGATCCCGCTTGGGATAAATACGAGAATTTCCTTAAAGGCGAAAGCAGATATTCGGCACTTCTTTCGGAATTTCCCGAACGTGCAAAAGAATTATTTGAATTAAACTTAAAAAATGCCAAAGAAACTTGGAATTATTATAAAAGAATGGCTTCAATGGACTATTCTGCGGAATAA
- a CDS encoding DUF3298 domain-containing protein — protein sequence MKKLGILLMALTIVSVSYGAKEKEDTTFTFQNYIPSAPDAVKEIARTKNLDGSVVAYPVFTGNLKVVEKMNKTVTKFVNTFKGHKDKTYKVEYQVVGSNDRFVSILFTIEKNDKKNNVITKYNDAITFNVKDGKEMGIKDIFVQGYETALNAAINDKIKQFGLTVNETGKNKFKGAAKGTKFYMEDDSIVLFYNQGEGLEFADGQLFIPFITRDLIGIIK from the coding sequence ATGAAAAAATTAGGAATACTTTTAATGGCTCTGACAATCGTCAGTGTATCATACGGTGCAAAAGAAAAAGAAGATACTACATTTACGTTCCAAAACTATATTCCTTCAGCTCCTGATGCTGTAAAGGAAATAGCGAGAACTAAAAATTTGGACGGTTCTGTTGTTGCATATCCTGTATTTACGGGAAATCTTAAAGTTGTCGAAAAAATGAATAAGACTGTAACAAAATTTGTAAATACTTTCAAAGGACATAAAGACAAAACTTACAAAGTGGAATATCAGGTTGTAGGAAGTAATGACCGTTTTGTCAGTATATTGTTCACAATAGAAAAAAATGATAAAAAAAATAATGTTATTACAAAATACAATGACGCTATTACTTTTAATGTAAAAGACGGAAAAGAAATGGGAATTAAGGATATATTTGTTCAAGGTTATGAAACAGCATTGAATGCTGCGATAAACGATAAAATTAAACAATTCGGACTTACTGTAAACGAAACAGGAAAAAATAAATTCAAAGGTGCTGCAAAAGGAACAAAATTCTATATGGAAGATGACTCTATAGTTTTGTTTTACAATCAGGGAGAAGGTCTTGAATTTGCAGACGGACAGTTGTTTATTCCTTTTATAACAAGAGATCTTATCGGAATAATAAAATAA
- the recJ gene encoding single-stranded-DNA-specific exonuclease RecJ has product MRNTKWVIKSVPKDKEIKINDIPVDKDILKILSSRGIKSAKDIKNFLNPKLENIQSPYGLYDMEKTVKAIEKAVNKQKNIWIYGDYDVDGITSTSILYMALKELGAENVNYYIPVRDEGYGLNNDALKKIKDSGGELVITVDCGITAFTEVEYANSLGLSMIITDHHNLHGNKIPKALTVINPKRSENDFSFSSLAGVGTIFMVILALFERKGIKEKAYKYLDLVAIGTVADIVPLLEENRIFTKFGLEKLPFSENKGLNFLLYKLFNNDKGSVNDPKVEYSTYDVGFIIAPVFNAAGRLKDAKMVVKLLISDNDREIDIIVKELINKNYERKELQNNIVEKVEKNIEKQHINEDFVIIDYSPEYHHGVIGIAAAKIVDTYYKPVIIMEVKEDEGIAVGSCRSIENFNILEALQSMPELFVKFGGHSGAAGFTIPIKNIELFRKKINDYAKKILKEEDFVKVINIDKQIPIQKISYEFFQVIELLKPFGFGNPSPTFQTKNILLENIKFIGESKNHLMFDLKQKGFSNRNTVWFGAGEYFKELSQNVVYDIVYKMKVESFQDRYYTKVYIDDIKVSDLKDDTLSYYHSLYNTSFPLKSVFYTNIDLEKDSPLTVKIEFDQISLFQGRKFVGRLDYNVSNLLILLNEYYNQNFKIKIENIRKTGNHNIVDILIKRDYNFECYDYTETSIFRKIKEFLIGNMEYDSYTKKLLSIFFKQNKNLMIKTGKSSQNILNNFLLTTGIYYMKQTGKKSKIIIKNGKNTPYDNPFIKTYFDIMPKYKSDGDCPFVFFCDEQAKFEKYIGENNSGTRFCCVSNVDFEKDFAGKSEQLSDVEIIENVEELPENIVLLSSLKKSELKDLKNIFVEYLPLKEKIRLKKLFQDGETIYSDEAVREIL; this is encoded by the coding sequence ATGAGAAATACCAAATGGGTTATAAAAAGTGTGCCCAAAGATAAAGAGATTAAAATAAATGACATTCCTGTGGATAAAGATATTTTGAAAATCCTGTCTTCAAGAGGAATAAAATCCGCCAAAGATATAAAAAATTTTCTCAATCCGAAACTGGAAAATATTCAGTCTCCTTACGGACTTTATGATATGGAAAAAACAGTGAAAGCGATTGAAAAAGCGGTAAATAAACAAAAAAATATCTGGATATATGGTGATTATGATGTAGACGGTATTACTTCCACGTCAATTTTGTATATGGCTTTAAAAGAGTTGGGAGCAGAAAATGTGAATTATTATATTCCTGTTCGTGATGAAGGATACGGGCTTAATAATGATGCTTTGAAAAAAATAAAAGATTCCGGAGGAGAGCTTGTCATCACTGTAGATTGCGGTATTACTGCTTTTACCGAAGTTGAGTATGCAAATTCTCTCGGACTTTCAATGATTATAACCGATCATCATAATTTACACGGAAATAAAATACCGAAAGCTCTTACAGTTATAAATCCTAAAAGAAGTGAAAATGACTTTTCTTTTAGTTCGTTAGCCGGAGTCGGAACAATATTCATGGTTATTCTTGCACTTTTTGAAAGAAAAGGAATAAAAGAAAAGGCATATAAATATCTTGATCTTGTAGCCATAGGAACGGTAGCCGATATTGTACCTTTACTTGAAGAAAACAGAATATTTACGAAATTCGGATTGGAAAAACTGCCTTTTTCGGAAAATAAAGGATTAAATTTTCTGTTATACAAGTTATTCAACAATGACAAAGGTTCGGTTAATGATCCGAAAGTTGAATATTCTACTTATGATGTGGGATTTATTATCGCTCCGGTATTTAATGCAGCAGGTCGTCTGAAAGATGCCAAAATGGTAGTAAAACTTTTGATTTCCGACAATGACAGAGAAATAGACATTATAGTAAAAGAGCTTATTAATAAAAATTATGAGAGAAAAGAATTACAAAACAATATTGTGGAAAAAGTTGAAAAAAATATAGAAAAACAGCATATAAATGAAGATTTTGTAATTATAGACTATTCTCCCGAATATCATCACGGAGTTATAGGGATTGCTGCGGCTAAAATAGTCGATACTTACTATAAACCGGTAATTATTATGGAAGTAAAAGAAGACGAGGGAATAGCTGTGGGATCGTGCAGAAGTATCGAGAATTTCAATATTTTGGAAGCACTTCAGTCTATGCCCGAATTATTTGTAAAATTCGGAGGGCATTCGGGAGCTGCAGGTTTTACGATTCCTATTAAGAATATTGAACTGTTCAGAAAAAAAATCAATGACTATGCAAAGAAAATATTAAAAGAAGAAGATTTTGTGAAAGTAATAAATATTGATAAGCAAATTCCCATACAGAAAATATCCTACGAATTTTTTCAGGTGATAGAGTTATTAAAGCCTTTCGGTTTCGGTAATCCGAGTCCTACTTTTCAGACGAAAAATATTCTTTTGGAGAATATAAAGTTTATCGGAGAAAGTAAAAATCATCTTATGTTCGATTTGAAGCAGAAAGGATTTTCAAACAGAAATACCGTATGGTTCGGAGCAGGAGAATATTTTAAGGAATTAAGTCAAAATGTTGTTTACGATATTGTATACAAGATGAAAGTAGAGTCTTTTCAAGACAGATATTACACAAAAGTTTATATAGATGACATCAAAGTGTCAGATTTGAAAGATGATACTCTTTCTTATTATCATTCTTTGTATAATACTTCTTTTCCATTAAAGTCGGTATTTTATACGAATATTGATTTGGAAAAAGACTCGCCCCTTACTGTAAAAATAGAATTTGATCAGATTTCTCTTTTTCAGGGCAGAAAATTTGTCGGCAGACTTGATTATAATGTTTCAAATTTATTGATTTTATTGAATGAATATTATAATCAGAATTTTAAAATAAAAATAGAAAATATAAGAAAAACAGGAAATCATAATATTGTCGATATTTTAATAAAGAGGGATTATAATTTTGAGTGCTATGATTACACCGAAACTTCTATTTTCAGGAAAATAAAAGAATTTTTAATAGGAAATATGGAGTATGACAGCTATACGAAAAAACTTCTTTCGATATTTTTCAAGCAAAATAAGAATTTGATGATTAAAACGGGAAAATCTTCTCAAAATATACTGAATAATTTTTTGCTTACAACAGGGATTTACTACATGAAACAGACTGGAAAGAAAAGTAAAATTATTATAAAAAATGGCAAAAATACACCTTATGATAATCCTTTTATAAAAACTTATTTTGATATAATGCCTAAATATAAAAGTGATGGAGATTGTCCATTTGTTTTCTTTTGTGATGAGCAGGCGAAATTTGAAAAATATATAGGTGAGAATAATTCGGGAACGAGATTTTGTTGTGTTTCAAATGTCGATTTTGAAAAGGATTTTGCCGGAAAATCGGAGCAGTTGTCTGATGTCGAAATAATAGAAAATGTTGAGGAATTACCTGAAAATATAGTTTTACTGAGCAGTCTGAAAAAGTCCGAATTAAAAGATTTGAAAAATATTTTTGTGGAATATTTGCCTTTAAAGGAAAAAATTCGACTGAAAAAATTATTTCAGGATGGAGAAACGATTTATTCTGATGAGGCGGTTAGGGAGATATTATAA
- a CDS encoding type II secretion system protein → MRKIRNNGFTLVEVLVYMSILTILFTIIFNVLQNQKQKQEFTIQKRNISQFVRKIQQYAQYNKKEYILDFKISGNTAYFLNEENGKTETIGKLEISKNISYMTNNTNKNADFKRRTTNEGNFEKGFSIYLLDKKGKKIYYRISTNTINAAKYPIISIYRAKTPIDINDDYTKSILWEEEL, encoded by the coding sequence ATGAGAAAGATAAGAAACAACGGGTTTACACTCGTTGAAGTTTTGGTGTACATGTCGATTTTGACAATTTTATTTACGATTATTTTTAATGTTCTGCAAAATCAGAAACAAAAACAGGAATTTACAATTCAGAAAAGAAATATCAGTCAATTCGTAAGAAAAATTCAGCAATATGCCCAATATAACAAAAAAGAGTATATATTGGATTTTAAAATATCCGGAAATACTGCTTATTTTTTAAATGAAGAAAACGGAAAAACAGAAACTATAGGAAAACTTGAAATATCAAAAAATATATCGTATATGACAAATAACACAAATAAAAATGCAGATTTTAAGAGAAGAACTACCAATGAAGGAAATTTTGAAAAAGGTTTTTCCATTTATCTGCTTGATAAAAAAGGCAAAAAAATATATTACAGAATATCTACGAATACTATAAATGCCGCAAAATATCCGATAATAAGTATTTACAGGGCGAAAACTCCTATTGATATAAATGACGATTATACAAAGTCGATTTTATGGGAGGAGGAGCTGTAA
- a CDS encoding ComEC/Rec2 family competence protein has product MNEEKVFSVKEINFSNILKFGTLLIFSVLLFAFYISFVTFKEKLAGEKILYVKMDGNNGSVLKVNNKYLKKQAVIKNSKNLSYGFYWIKYKIKNVKEKNGFITIEGKILGYKESRLNGVRRYVLNIFDELFLTEDNLYAFSKAAILGEKSDVSKDMNDKFKYTGLAHLIVISGSHISLVIMGIVKMLDSVNVGYKLKYVLSLAALTFYCALIGMSPGILRAYIMGAMMILARILFEQEDSKKSLMISAIIIIVLNPYSLFDISLQLSYAAVIAIIFIYPIFEKLLQKKYFDKMKDGIIKDVLKLTLLSLVIQMTSIPLFLYYFDKLPLFSFLLNTVGVPVGTVLIELLFGVTLLNILQIKILNPLLVTVSKIIFNAFEGFIYAGSRLPLLQIGISVKINLLFVFIYYGMLFFLCLKLNKKDEKSENGS; this is encoded by the coding sequence ATGAACGAAGAAAAAGTATTTTCGGTGAAAGAGATAAATTTTTCAAATATTTTAAAATTCGGGACATTATTGATATTTTCAGTTTTGCTGTTTGCTTTTTATATAAGTTTCGTAACATTTAAAGAAAAACTTGCAGGGGAGAAAATCTTATATGTGAAAATGGACGGAAACAACGGCTCAGTTTTGAAAGTGAATAATAAATATCTTAAAAAGCAGGCGGTCATAAAAAATAGCAAAAATTTAAGTTACGGTTTTTATTGGATAAAGTATAAAATAAAGAATGTTAAAGAAAAAAACGGATTTATTACTATTGAAGGTAAAATTTTAGGATATAAAGAGTCAAGATTGAATGGGGTAAGAAGATATGTTCTGAATATATTTGATGAATTGTTTTTGACTGAAGATAATTTATATGCTTTTTCCAAAGCGGCAATACTCGGAGAAAAGTCGGATGTGTCTAAAGATATGAATGATAAATTCAAATATACAGGACTTGCTCATCTTATAGTAATATCAGGCTCTCATATAAGTCTTGTCATAATGGGAATTGTGAAAATGCTGGACAGTGTAAATGTCGGATATAAACTAAAATATGTATTATCCCTTGCAGCACTTACTTTTTACTGTGCACTTATAGGGATGTCGCCGGGGATATTAAGAGCTTATATAATGGGTGCAATGATGATTCTTGCAAGAATTTTGTTCGAGCAGGAAGACAGTAAGAAATCTCTTATGATTTCTGCAATTATAATAATAGTTTTAAATCCTTATTCGCTGTTTGATATTTCTTTGCAGTTGTCCTACGCTGCAGTTATTGCAATAATATTTATTTATCCGATTTTTGAAAAACTTTTACAGAAAAAATATTTCGATAAAATGAAAGACGGAATAATAAAAGATGTCCTGAAACTTACACTGCTGAGCCTTGTAATACAGATGACGAGTATTCCTTTGTTTCTGTATTATTTTGATAAACTTCCGCTTTTTTCTTTTTTACTTAATACAGTAGGAGTACCTGTGGGAACCGTTTTGATAGAGTTGCTTTTCGGAGTAACTTTACTTAATATTCTTCAGATAAAAATACTGAATCCCCTTCTTGTAACGGTTTCAAAAATTATTTTTAATGCTTTTGAAGGGTTTATATATGCGGGAAGCAGACTTCCTCTTTTACAAATCGGAATTTCCGTGAAAATAAATCTGCTTTTTGTATTTATATATTACGGGATGTTGTTTTTTCTATGTCTGAAGCTAAATAAAAAAGATGAAAAATCTGAAAATGGAAGTTAA
- a CDS encoding DUF445 domain-containing protein, with amino-acid sequence MKHLIIQFVIMVSVGTLIGWFTNYLAIKLLFRPHREINFLFFKIQGLIPKRRDEISENIAGVVEQELISVSDIAERLKGSNLDEEIVDELVDKIIGVKLQKSILEKNPLLKMIVNDSLMDKLKSYFKKAILENKEEILAEILKVVEEKIDFKEIMVEKMTNFSLDEIENIILKISKKELKHIEIIGGVLGGIIAVFQFLLMMLLKQV; translated from the coding sequence TTGAAACATTTAATAATACAGTTTGTAATAATGGTGTCGGTAGGAACATTGATAGGATGGTTTACCAATTATCTTGCGATAAAATTATTATTCAGACCTCACAGAGAGATAAATTTTCTGTTTTTTAAAATACAGGGGCTTATACCGAAAAGAAGAGATGAAATTTCCGAGAATATTGCGGGAGTTGTGGAACAGGAACTGATTTCGGTATCCGATATAGCGGAAAGACTTAAAGGCAGCAATCTTGACGAAGAAATCGTTGATGAACTTGTGGATAAAATAATAGGGGTTAAGCTTCAAAAAAGCATTTTGGAAAAAAATCCTTTATTGAAAATGATAGTAAACGATTCTTTAATGGATAAATTGAAATCTTATTTTAAAAAAGCGATTTTGGAGAACAAAGAAGAAATTCTTGCGGAAATTTTAAAAGTTGTAGAAGAAAAAATTGATTTTAAAGAAATTATGGTTGAAAAAATGACTAATTTTTCTTTGGATGAGATAGAAAATATAATACTTAAAATTTCAAAAAAAGAATTAAAACATATTGAAATAATAGGCGGAGTTCTCGGAGGAATTATTGCTGTATTTCAGTTTTTATTAATGATGCTGTTAAAACAGGTTTAG
- the ruvB gene encoding Holliday junction branch migration DNA helicase RuvB has product MENERILASEELGEDNIQKTLRPKTFSEYIGQEDLKEKMNIFIKAAKMRNEAMDHILLYGPPGLGKTTLAGVIATEMGVNLKITTGPVLEKAGDLAAILTSLEENDILFIDEIHRLNTSVEEILYPAMEDGELDILIGKGPSARSIRIELPKFTLIGATTKAGQLSTPLRDRFGVTHRMEYYKLEELKEIIRRGANIFQVSYDEDGITEIAKRSRGTPRIANRLFKRARDFALVEGKGILDKASVDGILKLLGVDESGLDELDRNILKSIINVYNGGPVGIETLSLLLGEDKRTIEEVYEPYLVKIGYIKRTQRGRVVTEHGYRHLGLEKILGEKIKGENDSDLKNDDENTLF; this is encoded by the coding sequence ATGGAAAATGAAAGAATATTGGCGTCTGAAGAATTAGGTGAAGACAATATTCAGAAAACTCTCCGACCTAAAACATTCAGTGAATATATAGGTCAGGAAGATTTAAAAGAAAAAATGAATATTTTTATAAAAGCTGCAAAAATGAGAAACGAAGCTATGGATCATATACTGCTTTACGGACCTCCGGGTTTGGGGAAAACAACTTTGGCAGGAGTTATCGCTACGGAAATGGGAGTAAACCTTAAAATAACTACAGGTCCGGTATTGGAAAAAGCGGGAGATTTGGCAGCGATTTTGACATCTCTTGAAGAAAATGATATTCTGTTTATAGATGAAATCCACAGACTCAATACTTCTGTAGAAGAAATACTTTATCCTGCAATGGAAGACGGAGAGCTTGACATACTCATAGGAAAAGGTCCGTCTGCAAGAAGTATAAGGATAGAATTGCCCAAATTTACTCTTATAGGAGCAACTACGAAAGCGGGACAGCTCAGTACACCTCTAAGAGACAGATTCGGAGTAACCCACAGAATGGAATATTATAAGCTTGAAGAACTGAAAGAAATAATAAGACGGGGTGCAAATATATTTCAAGTATCTTATGATGAGGACGGAATAACCGAAATAGCCAAAAGAAGCAGAGGAACACCGAGAATAGCCAACAGACTTTTCAAAAGAGCGAGAGATTTTGCTCTTGTGGAAGGAAAAGGTATACTTGACAAAGCCAGTGTAGACGGTATTTTAAAGTTGCTGGGGGTGGATGAAAGCGGACTTGACGAACTTGACAGAAATATACTGAAATCCATTATAAATGTATATAACGGCGGTCCTGTAGGAATAGAAACTCTTTCTCTTCTGCTGGGAGAAGATAAAAGAACGATAGAAGAAGTTTACGAACCTTATCTCGTGAAAATCGGGTATATAAAAAGAACTCAAAGAGGTCGTGTTGTTACCGAACACGGTTACAGACATCTGGGATTGGAAAAAATACTAGGTGAAAAAATAAAAGGAGAAAACGACTCCGATTTAAAAAACGATGATGAAAACACTTTGTTTTAA